The following coding sequences lie in one Lolium perenne isolate Kyuss_39 chromosome 2, Kyuss_2.0, whole genome shotgun sequence genomic window:
- the LOC127329397 gene encoding BTB/POZ and MATH domain-containing protein 2-like, translated as MLTDGDGADVTFSVRGQLFNAHRCLLAARSPVFKAQLFGPMKETSTHRIMIDDMEPQIFGALLHFIYTDCMTDDYKEGQTRNLQHLLVAADRYGVDRLRLMCEGRLCDSIDVKTVATTLVLAEQHNCQVLRKACVDFVASRNALDAVMKTEGFKHLKASCPQLIPAILARSSYTWCQVSKWSTNQTTTCLHELNFTHL; from the coding sequence ATGCTCACGGATGGAGATGGCGCGGATGTGACATTCAGTGTCCGTGGCCAACTGTTCAATGCCCACCGGTGCTTGTTGGCTGCACGGTCTCCCGTTTTCAAGGCCCAGCTATTTGGCCCGATGAAAGAGACGTCAACTCATCGCATCATGATTGATGATATGGAGCCACAAATCTTCGGAGCACTTCTTCACTTCATATACACGGATTGCATGACCGATGACTACAAGGAAGGGCAAACTAGAAATCTGCAACACCTGCTAGTGGCCGCGGATCGATACGGAGTGGACAGGTTGCGGCTCATGTGTGAAGGTAGGCTGTGTGATAGCATCGACGTGAAAACCGTTGCCACCACGTTGGTTTTAGCTGAGCAGCATAACTGTCAAGTTCTTAGAAAAGCTTGTGTCGACTTTGTAGCCTCAAGAAACGCACTAGATGCAGTCATGAAAACAGAAGGATTCAAGCATCTTAAGGCAAGCTGTCCTCAGCTCATACCGGCGATTTTGGCTAGGAGCTCCTACACCTGGTGTCAAGTTTCTAAGTGGTCGACAAACCAGACGACCACATGTCTACACGAACTGAACTTCACTCATCTGTGA
- the LOC127330648 gene encoding BTB/POZ and MATH domain-containing protein 2-like, translating to MKNMTTSDAYNFTPGVSQKFHDFTHKSKLTSRRYLKDDCVTIRCVLTVLTPRTEATRAVPATAAPLPELNGHLERMLRDGKGTDVTIEVGGQAFRAHSCVLAARSPVFDAELFGPMKRKDTDERIRIEDMEPTVFESLLHFIYTDSLPGNGEGCSTAVTQHLLVAADRYGVEKLKHACDLKLRATLDVETVAATMVLAKQHHCPLLTDACITFMVSSRKVLADVAATEGFKHFTASIPLQNQIEILGKVSH from the coding sequence ATGAAGAACATGACGACGTCGGACGCGTACAACTTCACCCCCGGGGTATCCCAGAAATTTCATGATTTTACGCACAAATCCAAGCTGACATCGCGGCGGTACCTCAAAGATGATTGCGTGACGATCAGGTGCGTCCTCACCGTCCTCACGCCCCGCACGGAAGCCACTAGGGCTGTCCCGGCCACCGCTGCTCCGCTGCCGGAACTGAACGGCCACCTCGAGCGCATGCTCAGAGACGGCAAAGGCACGGACGTGACGATCGAGGTCGGCGGGCAGGCGTTCCGTGCACACAGCTGCGTGCTCGCCGCACGGTCGCCGGTCTTCGACGCGGAGCTCTTCGGTCCGATGAAGAGGAAAGACACAGATGAGCGCATCCGTATCGAGGACATGGAGCCGACGGTCTTCGAGTCGCTTCTCCACTTCATCTACACTGACTCCCTGCCCGGCAACGGGGAAGGCTGCAGCACGGCGGTGACGCAGCACCTGCTGGTGGCCGCAGATCGGTACGGGGTGGAGAAACTCAAGCATGCCTGCGACCTGAAGCTACGCGCAACCTTAGACGTTGAGACTGTCGCGGCGACGATGGTGCTTGCCAAGCAGCACCACTGCCCGCTGCTCACCGATGCGTGCATCACATTTATGGTGTCATCCCGGAAAGTGCTGGCCGACGTTGCGGCGACCGAAGGGTTCAAGCACTTCACGGCGAGCATCCCCCTCCAAAATCAGATTGAGATACTAGGGAAAGTGTCACACTAA